The Manis javanica isolate MJ-LG chromosome 4, MJ_LKY, whole genome shotgun sequence genome contains a region encoding:
- the LOC108406034 gene encoding group IIE secretory phospholipase A2 isoform X2: MKPPPLLAPLCLLVALAGGNLVQFGVMIERLTGKPALQYNDYGCYCGVGGSHWPVDQTDWCCHAHDCCYERLEKLGCEPKLERYIFSADRHHISCAGTTTCQQQTCECDKRAALCFRDNLGTYNSKYAHYANQLCTGPTPPC, encoded by the exons ATGAAGCCTCCCCCTCTTCTGGCCCCCCTTTGTCTCCTGG TGGCCCTGGCTGGTGGGAACCTGGTCCAGTTTGGGGTGATGATTGAAAGGCTGACGGGGAAGCCGGCACTGCAGTACAATGACTATGGCTGCTACTGTGGGGTTGGCGGCTCCCACTGGCCAGTGGACCAGACAGACTG GTGCTGCCACGCCCATGACTGCTGCTATGAACGTCTGGAGAAGCTGGGCTGTGAACCCAAACTGGAAAGATacattttctctgctgacaggCACCACATCTCCTGTG CTGGCACAACTACCTGCCAGCAGCAGACCTGTGAGTGTGACAAGAGGGCTGCGCTCTGCTTTCGCGACAACCTGGGCACCTACAACAGCAAATATGCCCATTACGCCAACCAGCTGTGCACGGGACCCACTCCGCCCTGCTAA
- the LOC108406034 gene encoding group IIE secretory phospholipase A2 isoform X1, with product MEPLMKPPPLLAPLCLLVALAGGNLVQFGVMIERLTGKPALQYNDYGCYCGVGGSHWPVDQTDWCCHAHDCCYERLEKLGCEPKLERYIFSADRHHISCAGTTTCQQQTCECDKRAALCFRDNLGTYNSKYAHYANQLCTGPTPPC from the exons ATGGAGCCACT GATGAAGCCTCCCCCTCTTCTGGCCCCCCTTTGTCTCCTGG TGGCCCTGGCTGGTGGGAACCTGGTCCAGTTTGGGGTGATGATTGAAAGGCTGACGGGGAAGCCGGCACTGCAGTACAATGACTATGGCTGCTACTGTGGGGTTGGCGGCTCCCACTGGCCAGTGGACCAGACAGACTG GTGCTGCCACGCCCATGACTGCTGCTATGAACGTCTGGAGAAGCTGGGCTGTGAACCCAAACTGGAAAGATacattttctctgctgacaggCACCACATCTCCTGTG CTGGCACAACTACCTGCCAGCAGCAGACCTGTGAGTGTGACAAGAGGGCTGCGCTCTGCTTTCGCGACAACCTGGGCACCTACAACAGCAAATATGCCCATTACGCCAACCAGCTGTGCACGGGACCCACTCCGCCCTGCTAA